In Vicingaceae bacterium, the following proteins share a genomic window:
- the recA gene encoding protein RecA translates to MATEAKEVNKEKLKALQLTLDKLEKTYGKGTIMRLGDDAIEKGLDVIPTGSLTLDMALGVGGYPKGRIIEIFGPESSGKTTLAIHAIAEAQKRGGIAAFIDAEHAFDRFYAEKLGVDINNLLISQPDNGEQALEIADNLIRSGAIDIIVIDSVAALTPQAEIEGEMGDSQMGLQARLMSKALRKLTSTINKAGTVCIFINQLREKIGVMFGNPETTTGGNALKFYASIRMDIRRTGAIKDGENVLGNRTKVKIVKNKVAPPFKSAEFDILYGEGISKIGEIIDIGIEKGVLKKSGSWISYGDTKLGQGRENVKQLLKDNPELLEEIEAQVRQAMQ, encoded by the coding sequence ATGGCTACAGAAGCAAAAGAAGTTAACAAAGAGAAACTCAAGGCGTTGCAACTGACCCTTGATAAATTAGAAAAAACATACGGTAAAGGCACCATCATGCGTTTGGGAGATGATGCCATTGAGAAAGGATTGGATGTGATTCCCACCGGATCGCTTACATTGGATATGGCTTTAGGAGTAGGAGGGTATCCCAAAGGCAGAATTATTGAGATTTTTGGACCTGAATCTTCAGGTAAAACCACACTGGCTATACACGCCATTGCCGAAGCACAAAAACGTGGGGGTATTGCTGCTTTTATCGATGCCGAACATGCTTTTGACAGATTTTATGCCGAAAAACTGGGTGTTGATATCAATAATCTTTTAATATCTCAACCGGACAATGGAGAACAAGCATTGGAAATTGCAGATAATTTAATACGTTCCGGAGCCATAGATATTATCGTAATTGACTCTGTGGCAGCATTAACACCACAAGCAGAAATTGAAGGAGAGATGGGGGATTCTCAAATGGGATTGCAGGCGCGTTTGATGTCAAAAGCATTGCGTAAACTCACTTCTACGATCAACAAAGCCGGTACGGTATGTATTTTTATCAATCAATTGCGAGAAAAAATAGGTGTGATGTTTGGTAATCCCGAAACCACCACAGGAGGAAATGCTCTCAAGTTTTATGCCTCGATAAGAATGGATATACGACGCACCGGGGCTATCAAAGACGGTGAAAATGTTTTGGGTAATCGTACAAAAGTGAAAATTGTGAAAAATAAAGTAGCGCCTCCATTCAAGAGTGCCGAATTTGATATTTTATACGGTGAAGGAATTAGCAAAATCGGTGAGATTATTGATATCGGAATTGAAAAAGGTGTGTTGAAAAAATCCGGTAGTTGGATAAGTTATGGGGATACTAAATTGGGGCAAGGTCGTGAAAATGTCAAACAACTTTTAAAAGATAATCCCGAACTTTTAGAAGAGATAGAAGCTCAAGTCAGACAAGCCATGCAATAA
- the rny gene encoding ribonuclease Y, whose amino-acid sequence MEWIYLIVGLVLGAIVAYIAGRMILLKSAEKKAQLLIEKAEVEAENIKKEKLIQAKEKFLQMKEAHEKSVLEKDKKLSEREIKIKEKEKEISQKIEEVNKKSKQLEELESKLQLHLEAVQMQKEELEALHKKQVEQLEIISGMKAEDARNQLIEALKAEAKTKAMSQIQEIVEEAKLTANKEAKRIVIQTIQRVATEAAIENSVSVFNLESDELKGRIIGREGRNIRALEAATGVEIIVDDTPEAIIISCFDPVRREVARLALHQLVADGRIHPARIEEVVAKVQKQLEEEIIETGKRTCIDLGIHGLHPELIRMVGRMKYRSSYGQNLLQHSREVANLCAIMASELGLNPKIAKRAGLLHDIGKVPDDEPELPHAILGMKLAEKYNEKPEVCNAIGAHHDEIEMTTLYAPIVQVCDAISGARPGARREVMEQYIQRIKDLENLALTYPGVQKSYAIQAGRELRVMVESDKVSDKEADELAFQIAHKIETEMTYPGQIKVTVIREKRSIGIAK is encoded by the coding sequence ATGGAATGGATTTATTTAATTGTCGGGCTGGTGTTAGGCGCTATTGTTGCATACATAGCCGGGAGAATGATTTTGTTAAAATCGGCAGAAAAAAAAGCTCAATTATTGATAGAAAAAGCAGAAGTAGAGGCCGAAAACATTAAGAAAGAAAAACTAATACAGGCCAAAGAAAAATTTCTTCAAATGAAAGAGGCACACGAAAAAAGTGTGCTTGAAAAGGACAAAAAACTCTCTGAAAGAGAAATTAAAATCAAAGAAAAAGAAAAGGAGATTTCTCAAAAAATTGAAGAAGTAAACAAAAAGTCAAAACAGCTGGAAGAACTGGAGTCAAAATTACAATTGCATTTAGAAGCAGTGCAGATGCAAAAAGAAGAACTGGAAGCACTCCACAAGAAGCAAGTTGAGCAACTTGAGATCATTTCGGGCATGAAAGCCGAGGATGCCCGGAATCAACTCATTGAGGCCTTAAAAGCCGAGGCAAAAACCAAAGCCATGAGTCAGATTCAGGAAATTGTGGAAGAAGCAAAACTTACAGCAAATAAAGAAGCCAAACGCATCGTAATACAAACCATTCAAAGAGTGGCTACCGAGGCCGCCATTGAAAATTCCGTTTCGGTGTTTAACCTTGAATCTGATGAACTTAAAGGCAGAATCATTGGGCGTGAAGGCAGAAACATACGTGCCTTGGAAGCAGCTACCGGTGTTGAAATCATTGTTGACGACACACCCGAAGCCATCATCATTTCTTGTTTTGATCCGGTAAGAAGGGAAGTTGCGCGCCTTGCACTACATCAATTAGTGGCCGATGGCCGCATCCACCCGGCACGTATCGAAGAGGTTGTGGCAAAAGTTCAAAAACAACTTGAAGAAGAAATTATCGAAACCGGCAAACGCACCTGTATTGACCTGGGTATTCATGGATTGCATCCGGAGTTGATTCGTATGGTTGGACGAATGAAATACCGTTCTTCTTATGGACAAAACTTGTTGCAGCACTCACGGGAGGTGGCCAATTTGTGTGCCATCATGGCATCGGAGTTGGGTTTAAATCCAAAAATTGCCAAAAGAGCCGGATTGTTGCATGACATAGGAAAAGTACCCGATGACGAACCGGAATTGCCACATGCAATCCTTGGTATGAAATTAGCCGAAAAATATAACGAAAAACCCGAAGTGTGCAATGCCATAGGAGCACATCACGACGAAATCGAAATGACCACACTGTATGCTCCTATCGTGCAGGTATGCGATGCCATATCGGGAGCACGTCCGGGTGCACGTAGAGAAGTGATGGAACAATACATACAACGGATAAAAGATCTTGAGAATCTTGCTTTGACCTATCCCGGTGTGCAAAAATCTTATGCCATCCAAGCCGGTAGGGAACTTCGCGTGATGGTTGAAAGCGATAAGGTAAGTGATAAAGAAGCCGATGAATTGGCATTTCAAATCGCCCATAAAATAGAAACCGAAATGACTTATCCCGGACAAATAAAAGTTACGGTAATCCGTGAAAAACGTTCTATCGGAATAGCTAAATAA
- a CDS encoding N-acetyltransferase: MKIIEVKDTSGQKKFVELPFQLYKGNEYWVPPIKSQEYNIFQEKTNPALKFCEAAFWIATDDHNRTIGRIGAIKHNPYNEKTGIPYVRITRFECIDDEKVAKALFETVFEWALKRNLTVVHGPLGFTNLDLQGLLIEGFNYLPPIASVYHHAYYKDFFENQGFEKENDWVEFRLTLGEAAVNKANRGAELLKKRFGVELREFSSIKEVLHYKDQIFEILNDSFDVLPYVTPLTKELMEFYAKKYIALLNPEYIKMTFVDGEPIGFLISMPSVSKAMQKAKGRLLPFGIFHILKAKKGKGVDTLDQILTGVKKDKQNTGAAVIMQAAMQDTMLKNGLKYIETTGIFETNTNAISNWKNYDHIQHRRRRCYVKKIS, encoded by the coding sequence ATGAAAATAATTGAAGTAAAAGATACATCGGGACAAAAAAAATTTGTCGAACTTCCTTTTCAATTGTACAAAGGAAATGAATATTGGGTACCTCCCATTAAATCACAGGAATACAATATTTTTCAAGAGAAAACCAATCCGGCGTTAAAGTTCTGTGAAGCCGCTTTTTGGATTGCTACTGATGATCATAATAGAACAATTGGCAGGATTGGCGCTATCAAGCATAATCCCTACAATGAGAAAACGGGTATCCCTTACGTTAGAATAACACGTTTTGAGTGTATTGATGACGAGAAAGTGGCTAAAGCATTATTCGAAACAGTATTTGAATGGGCCTTGAAAAGAAATCTGACAGTTGTGCACGGCCCTTTGGGTTTTACTAATCTTGACTTGCAAGGGTTGTTGATCGAGGGGTTTAATTATTTGCCTCCCATTGCATCTGTGTATCATCATGCATATTATAAAGATTTTTTTGAAAATCAAGGGTTTGAAAAAGAAAATGATTGGGTGGAATTTCGTTTGACATTGGGGGAAGCTGCCGTTAATAAAGCAAACCGTGGTGCAGAATTATTGAAAAAGAGGTTTGGAGTTGAATTAAGAGAATTTTCATCCATCAAAGAAGTATTGCATTACAAAGATCAAATATTTGAAATTCTCAATGATTCTTTTGATGTATTGCCTTATGTGACACCGTTGACAAAAGAATTGATGGAGTTTTACGCCAAAAAATATATTGCCCTGCTCAATCCGGAATATATAAAGATGACTTTCGTGGACGGAGAACCCATAGGATTTCTTATTTCCATGCCAAGTGTTTCAAAAGCAATGCAAAAGGCCAAAGGAAGGTTGTTGCCATTTGGAATTTTTCATATCCTGAAAGCCAAAAAAGGGAAAGGAGTCGATACACTTGATCAAATTCTCACAGGAGTAAAAAAAGATAAACAAAACACGGGTGCCGCCGTGATTATGCAGGCAGCCATGCAAGATACAATGTTGAAAAACGGTTTGAAATACATTGAAACTACAGGTATATTCGAAACCAATACTAACGCCATCAGCAACTGGAAGAATTATGACCATATACAACATCGCCGGCGCAGATGTTATGTGAAAAAAATTTCTTAA
- a CDS encoding peroxiredoxin has product MKKLKVGDKAPDFNLPGSDGKIYSLNDFRGKKLILYFYPKDMTPGCTTQACNLNENLSRLTKEGYTVVGISPDSVKSHKKFIEKHHLGFLLLSDENKEAANAYGVWGPKKFMGRTYEGIHRTTFIINEDGIISDIIDKPKVKEHAEEILQKKF; this is encoded by the coding sequence ATGAAAAAACTAAAAGTGGGAGATAAAGCTCCGGATTTTAATCTGCCGGGTAGCGACGGCAAGATCTATTCATTAAATGATTTTAGGGGAAAAAAATTGATTTTGTATTTTTATCCTAAAGATATGACCCCCGGATGCACTACGCAGGCTTGTAATTTGAATGAAAATCTCAGCAGGTTGACAAAAGAAGGTTATACAGTAGTGGGAATCAGTCCTGATTCTGTGAAAAGTCATAAAAAGTTCATAGAGAAACATCATCTTGGCTTTTTGCTTTTGTCAGACGAAAACAAAGAGGCAGCAAATGCATACGGAGTTTGGGGGCCAAAGAAATTTATGGGACGCACCTATGAAGGCATACACCGCACGACTTTTATTATAAACGAAGACGGAATTATATCAGATATTATCGACAAACCAAAAGTGAAAGAGCATGCAGAAGAGATTTTGCAGAAAAAATTTTGA